From the Candidatus Zixiibacteriota bacterium genome, the window CGGATCACATAACATCAACTGGCGCCACAGGCGAGCCGAGATCGGCTACTGGCTGGGTAAAAAATACTGGGGCAACGGGTATGCCAGCGAGGCAGTCATGCTGTTTCTGAGATACCTGTTCGAGACCCTTGAGCTAAACCGGGTCTTCGCGCTGGTTATGGATGCCAATGAGAAATCTGGCGAGATGCTGGCACGCCTCGGCTTCACCTGCGAAGGCCGTCAGAGGCAGGTCTGCCTTCAATACAAAGAGCGCTACGACTACCTGTACTACGGTATATTGCGCGATGAATTCCGGAAGCTGTAGCTATGCTTTTGTTCGATAAAAGTGTTCTGCGAAATCTGCCTCTCAGAAGCGAACGATTGACCCTTCGCAAACTTAAACTGAAGGACATCGAGCCTGTCTATAATATCCTGCTCGACCGCGAAGTCAGCCGAAATATCGGTATCCCCGGTGAAAAATACGATCTAAAATATGCCCGTGGTTACGTGCGCAAAAGCCAGATCCGACTGCGCAAACTGAAAGAGTTTGAGCTTGCGGTCGAACGAAATGAGGACGGCCAATTCATCGGAGCCGTGGGACTGTTCTTCATCAGCCATCGTCATAAAACCGGCTGGATCGGCTACTGGATGGGCAGACGATACTGGCGCCAGGGTTATACTTCTGAAGCTGTCAGGATCTTGTGCAATTTTGCATTTAGAGTGCTTGACATCCATCATCTGACCGCAGAAGTTTTCGGATACAATCAAGCCTCCATGAGACTTCTTGAGAAACTGGGCTGGACCAGAGAGGTTGTACTGCGTAAGGCGGAGTTGATCGATAAGAAATATTATGATCTGGTGCGGTATGGCCTGCTTGCTGAAGAATTTATGCGCGACAATTCCGATTTACTTGCCCAATCCTGAAAAACGATGCGTATCTTTTTATCGCAGACAATTGATGGTGTCGGTCCGGTATAAATTAAAGCACTTGTAAATGTGTTTATGTAGCGACGATGCTACTACAAACGCATAGATCTCCGCGTTTCGCTCGCGATGACAACGCTTGGGTTTGTTTTTGGTCACAAAAGATTTTTGACCACACGTTTCAGTCATCCCGAGGAGGAATCACGCTCTGGCGTGATCACGACGTGAGGATCTCTCGCTTCGTTATGGCAGGTGGCTCATCTCTTTAGCGGTGGGTCCAGTTTTACTCATGTCATGAATCCGTGTCACTCTTGATTCAATCGTCGAATGAATCCTACCCACAGACGAGTGAACCACCAGTCCGACAAGAATAACTCGCTAAGAATTGTACAAACTACAGAAAAAAAAAGGAGCCATCTCAATATGGATGACTCCTTCAAATCCTGCAAAACCCGGTACCCAATTTGACCGCAGTCAATCGGGTTTGAATTTATCTGATTACAGCAAGTTTATCTTCGTACATGCCGTTGTTATAAATCACGTAATACAAGTACACCCCGGTCGCGACAGGTGATCCCTGGCTGTTTGTGCAGTCCCAGGAGACATCCGGCCCGGATACATCGTCGAGGACCCTCACGATATCCCCGGCAATAGTCATAATCCGTATCTCAGAACCTGAGGGGATGTTTTTAAAGACGACGTTATTCCCATGCTGGGCCGGCTTGTACGGATTCGGGATGACATGAATATTTCCTCCCAGCGCGAAGCTGACAGTTTGCGACCACTCGGTCTGCTCCGCCCTGGCGCGCCAGTAATATGTTGTATTGGCATTCAGGTCATGCGACGGTGACCAGTTCGTGGTTGGCAGCTCGCCGTAAACCGCGCCTGAACTCAACGGCAGATTGAACTGTGGATTGTCCGCCAATTCGAAATAGAAATTCTCACCTTCACCGTTTTCATCGATTTGAATCGTAAACTGCGGACGAATCGTTCGCACTGTATCGCTCTGGAGTGGGTATACGGGAGTCGGCACTTCCAGGGTTGCCACCACCAGGCTGAAATGCCTGAACGAACGAACCTCGGACCACGCGGAATAATCTTCACCGTCATAAACCCGCGCCTGCCAGCAATAAACTTCACCATCCTCGAACTCAAAAGTGGTCAAATAAGATGTCGTCAAGTCCTGTCCCTCATCGATACCGAAAGTGCTTTCGATGACGATATTCATGGCGGGATCGGAACAGATCTTGAATTCGTACGAGAGATCATCACCATCAGCATCTTCGGCATTGACAACGACCAGCTCATGATTCGAGCCCAGCAAGGTATCTCCATCTTCCGGAGAATAAGCTGTCGGCGCTGTGGGCGGTGTGTTGATCTGTATGATTTCAAAATCCGACCAGTCCATCCAGTTACCGTACTGGTTGCCGTCAAAAGTACGGCACCGCCAGTTGTA encodes:
- a CDS encoding GNAT family N-acetyltransferase; translated protein: MLLFDKSVLRNLPLRSERLTLRKLKLKDIEPVYNILLDREVSRNIGIPGEKYDLKYARGYVRKSQIRLRKLKEFELAVERNEDGQFIGAVGLFFISHRHKTGWIGYWMGRRYWRQGYTSEAVRILCNFAFRVLDIHHLTAEVFGYNQASMRLLEKLGWTREVVLRKAELIDKKYYDLVRYGLLAEEFMRDNSDLLAQS
- a CDS encoding GNAT family N-acetyltransferase codes for the protein MGPYHCRSEATKQPMSSMKTIDKNITIQGKRINLRRIRKPDARSIYQYAREWDIAKYTFIPHPYELEDANIFIKDVHSMIRRNSGLVLGIENPKTKQVIGTIGSHNINWRHRRAEIGYWLGKKYWGNGYASEAVMLFLRYLFETLELNRVFALVMDANEKSGEMLARLGFTCEGRQRQVCLQYKERYDYLYYGILRDEFRKL